The following nucleotide sequence is from Acyrthosiphon pisum isolate AL4f chromosome A2, pea_aphid_22Mar2018_4r6ur, whole genome shotgun sequence.
GGTATAGAAAGTTGAAAATATGATTTCTAATAaagatagataaaaaaataaaatctcaaaAGTATGTTTAAGTAgcttaaaagttcaaaaaatatgattatttttttggttttagatgGTTCGGATTAGAGAGGAACTACAACATCTTAGTGATGGACTTACTGGGTCCATCATTGGAAGacctattcaatttttgttCACGGCGGTTTACACTTAAAACAGTGCTTATGCTTGCCGATCAAATGATCAGCCGTATTGAGTATGTACACTGTAAAAGTTTTATTCATCGTGATATTAAACCGGACAACTTTCTTATGGGAATTGGACGTCATTGcaataaagtaaattttatcattctgttattattctgtataaattgaatgaaatataaataaaattcctTATTTTTAGTTGTTTCTTATTGATTTTGGATTGGCTAAAAAATATAGAGATATGCGTACAAGAACGCATATTTCGTACCGTGAGGATAAAAATCTTACAGGAACAGCCCGTTATGCCTCTATCAATGCTCATTTAGGAATTGAACAGAGGTAATTAGAACAGTGatagtagaatattatttttttatagaccttaaatgttattaaattaaaatttttttttcaattttagccGTCGGGATGATATTGAATCCTTGGgatatgtacttatgtattttaataaaggaTGTTTGCCATGGCAAGGattaaaggtataataatattatttgaattgtgcatgtttatttaaaatacatttaataataatagtgtattaataattttataaattattattattaaattattttaggcaGCAACAAAAAGGcagaaatatgaaaaaattagtgagaaaaaaatgtcaacaccTGTCGAATTCCTATGCAAggtaacatatttaaaatatgtacttatattagattctgaatggagaaattaatatattgattttacaatgatgtgtgttttttatttatttttttttgtgtgtctacTGTCTTTACATGATAAGTAGTctaaataatgctttgatttacAACTCCACTATCTTTTCTGGCGAGGAAGTGAATTTAGTAGTTGCATCAGAGGTAGAaattctcaatatttttcaagagTCAGGAAACACAAAGACAAAATTatggaaaacgggaatttttatgcaataccTGTATTTGTCTGGATCACCCaactaaaaaagattttttcaccgaatgtttatattagcacttTCTACACACCatttaattttcgaaaaatgtgtttgttcaaaaagctttaaaatttaatataaggttccttataagtttttatgattgtagatgaaaaatataaaagatatataaaatatacatgtcaGACCATCTCAACTCAGaatctctttttttttaaatataatgatatataattgaattcatatCCATTACATGGGCCTACTAGGATGActatcatataaaatgtatcactcggtatatatgtaatattgtctttttaaattttaaacttgagTATCTTACccttaaatatattaagatagattaaagaactataatattatggttcaattatatgtgtattttagaatttaataatattcagatttgtttttatagtataaaatataaatttagtttattaattattgtgttaataGTTGAGaggaaatgtatttatatagaagctttttttttttttttatattagatgaTTCTTTTAAAACCtaacattcattattttcaaaagtattatcttttttagaaaattaaaataattaaaaatactagcaTTTTGAAGTTTTGTATTTAGAAGTGTTCACTGTTACAAGaatcatactatatattatatttgtatatattttttcattcatttcaaatatgatacaaattatacGTAAAGTATTTAACTACGGTTTATGATTTAGattccaatattttaattcacctggaaatatagatatacaataaattacattttaatactaaacattattttctatattaataattagctTACATAAAACTCTTAAGTGTAACctctttaattaattatttttaatttagggaCTGCCAGCAGAATTTGCCATGTTCCTAAACTACAGCAGAGGTTTAAGATTTGAAGAATCACCAGACTATATGTACTTGAGACAATTATTCCGCATTCTATTTAGAACGTTAAATCACCAATATGATTACATCTTTGATTGGACCATGTTGAAACAAAAGGAGTACAATAATGATGGACAAAGTGCTGCTGTACCACAAGGCGGCTCACCTGTGTCCGGCGCGGCTGCAGCTGGTGGACCACAACCATTTCCCCCCCAGACGTCAGCTACCCTAGGTAACCcatgaacaaataaaatgttaatggaaaaaaattatgatcttAGTTCAAAAAACaaactgaaatattaaaaaataaaaaataaacatctgTAATTATATTctgatgtattttaattttcaatgattaccgattttattatttttctttcacaGTTTGTTCAACTTTtcaatcgtaattttttttattatagctaacataatttaataataacacaaacaatttgagagaaaaaaaaatgtgtgttaatatttttctagcTACTGCGAACCAGGCGAGCAAGAACTGAGCCTTCATGTACTTTAATTTTAgctttgaatttatatattgatataaatattttgcaatTCAGCAACTAATTAAAGCAATGTCAACTCTGAAAttcaaatcttttttatttttcaattttcaaaattgtgcacaaatatttaaaagaaaatctcTCACATaaagtgtataattttatatatttttttttttagtgtattaCATCATAATGTACAACAATTTTTGTTTCAGGTAATcgctaaaattaaaactaaacaatGGATCCCTTATCCTTTAACCCTCCTGACCCCTCTATATAAAATgcgattttgtattattttttatttgccgtaattatatagcattaaaaaaaaaatatgtatataaatcgcGCCTTCCTCTATTTGTGGAGTGGAGTGGCCAAAACTGATATACTCCCATctctctttttttattattattattattattattaattcctctcattgacttttattattatggaaaccaactattttgaaaatacacGCCCTCGTATGTATTGTCAATTCAAATAAGTCGtacttcatatattatatatgtatttatattttatatatatatacatacatataaatataaatatatatatgtttttttcaaagttaagtATTAGGTGATACAGaaacttacttttaaattaaaataattatatataaataaatgtcgtttatgtattaaataaaaataaaaaaactataactcatttttattattactttaagttgcatttaatgttattttttactttgactcctattttattgtttttgaattattcaacATTCATAAATAGatgcatatataaaataaatagtaaaataatttcagaattttgtaAGATATCGTGTTCATCATTATTGAACTATAATTTATGACAATAATGTTCACATAACTTAAGAAGTATTAAtgagtcattttttttattgctaaaCTATTgacttttattgaatttacttGGGcgatatgtatttattttattcacaagtATATTGTTTCCTTCAGTGTAAAAGTTAACGTAATTTAaggatttaattttgttcatgttttagtgttttacctatgtatacaagtatattatttatatatgtataatatacataaaaagaaATGTGTACATTACTACTGTACATTATAGAGATTATGCTAAAATGTTTTCTAGgttgtattgttaaaataatatgtatttgaatggGATTACTGTACAATAATTAACTGTCTCTGTTTAACACATAAAACAAGgcaatttgttgttttttagtGTAAACATATTGAAGAGTCTAGTGAAACaataagaattttgaaaatagattagagtttatcataaaatactGGTCTACTCGAAATTGACTATNNNNNNNNNNNNNNNNNNNNNNNNNNNNNNNNNNNNNNNNNNNNNNNNNNNNNNNNNNNNNNNNNNNNNNNNNNNNNNNNNNNNNNNNNNNNNNNNNNNNTTTCATGAAATAATGATGTTTACGCGTCATGAAAggaggttataatatacatataagatGCAtacaaaagtttatattttgtaaggaccgtggtcgTGGGTCTAGAACGAAAAGGTTCTAAAACGCATTTTTTCAAAAGTCACTTTTTAACTAAAACGGTTTTAGAATACAAATGCGCATCTTTTAAGTTAACATTTATGATTATACGatcattatttacaattttttttttaaactaaatggTTCTAATTcgcaaaaaatgaaattataaatactattttatcgaAGTGAAAACGCTCGGTTACTggaacaaaattattaacaatacgttcgtatgaaaaggttctaattaaattaatcactaCCAGTAATAAACCTAATAACTATTACGTTTATACACGTTCAACAAAATCTTACGATCGAGATACAGATTCtaagtttcataatattgtattattacattgtttcgTGAAATAAGATTGGTAGGAATGAGAAAGCATTATTCTGAAAAGGATTNNNNNNNNNNNNNNNNNNNNNNNNNNNNNNNNNNNNNNNNNNNNNNNNNNNNNNNNNNNNNNNNNNNNNNNNNNNNNNNNNNNNNNNNNNNNNNNNNNNNNNNNNNNNNNNNNNNNNNNNNNNNNNNNNNNNNNNNNNNNNNNNNNNNNNNNNNNNNNNNNNNNNNNNNNNNNNNNNNNNNNNNNNNNNNNNNNNNNNNNNNNNNNNNNNNNNNNNNNNNNNNNNNNNNNNNNNNNNNNNNNNNNNNNNNNNNNNNNNNNNNNNNNNNNNNNNNNNNNNNNNNNNNNNNNNNNNNNNNNNNNNNNNNNNNNNNNNNNNNNNNNNNNNNNNNNNNNNNNNNNNNNNNNNNNNNNNNNNNNNNNNNNNNNNNNNNNNNNNNNNNNNNNNNNNNNNNNNNNNNNNNNNNNNNNNNNNNNNNNNNNNNNNNNNNNNNNNNNNNNNNNNNNNNNNNNNNNNNNNNNNNNNNNNNNNNNNNNNNNNNNNNNNNNNNNNNNNtattgacaggatatggggattgcccAATGCCACAAGTAGATATgcgaatatatgtatatgtacgcaacctatagactaggatgtgttaactgataaactattagtaattcgcagaagagatgactttctgcacaacaacacagataatcaATTAGCTGTCAGCACATTATaacgaatactcagattagataggaatattgcaaatgcgtaggttgagtcgatggtcacacggaccacatccggtagagacaagatagcgaaccgataggcagggggagcagggacccgaatataaaagggagcctgaaacagcctgtattcagacgtgtctactccagagcacaacaagcaccttcacgtcactctgtgtagtaacttgtcatttggactaaattactgaagaacgtttaaataaactacaaagtatctttcatctgtctacatttatttataaactatcctgtcaacatcttcatcatcaacacgagcggtctcgcttcctgcaaaatcataatatactcgtagttaacggctatcagaatataactctgaccagctccaacaacgagaatattacactggcGCAGTCGAGTACGGAACTTTCAAGGAGTTAGAAGCGAGTCAAGCAGTCAACGCGGCGGATTTCGACTTCTGGGGTCGAGGCGAGCAGTCAATTCAACGTCAGAGGTCCAGTTCCGGTGCAGCGGCTACTATCAACGTTTCAACTCCACGGAGGCAGCTCACACGAGTCACAGTCGAGGACCGATCACCCTTGACAACTCCGGAGAGAAAGAACAAGTCAGGCAAGCAGAGACAGACAAATAGACAGAATGGCCCAAGCAGTTGGAGCAACAGTATTGTGAGTTGACtaattaagttgaatataaagatattataaataagattagagcttttggagtgcacgtctcacgttggtttttaaattcttaaaaccagcgttaaaattttaaatattattggtgaaggtgtaatatttgaataaaaataaataaaacaagcttgttagggaaacatatgtaatttttgtaaaggcagcagtagactgacctaggtattatttttgtaatagacagTGATAGACtgatctagtttttttttatgataggtaGCGGAGGACTGACCTGGGAATATTTTTGGTAGACAGCGGTAGGCTGATCTAAgagtttttatggtaaatagacagcaagggactgatctaatgatatatagtgattattgagaataaatagtgatagacagtggtataggctgatttaaaaattgatgcacgcgcgtagcaattgaataaatatatattgaaataattgatgaataattttttagttgaaatataagtgaataattgatgaataaatattgaattgaaataaaggtaattgaattgaaataaaagaattaaattgaatgataaataattgttggaagagaataaattgattgataataataattgttgaaagagaaataagttgatatattgatgaaaatagattttgttttgagtgaaaatagttgacgtcaaatttgagaaaaaaaaaaaaaaaaaaagtaaNNNNNNNNNNNNNNNNNNNNNNNNNNNNNNNNNNNNNNNNNNNNNNNNNNNNNNNNNNNNNNNNAAAGTCGTTAAAAGTGATAATTCggtaaaagaattaaataataaataaataggtagttgaatattgttataagattgctggcttagctacccagtaatagtttaataatattcgaacgcATTTTTACTCGTAAAAAGATCGCGGCGACGCGCCAAGGttgcaatagtttataaaactgtgtAGAAATACATACGCGGTATAGCGGTGAGAGTGTGTTAgtgaatatacatattacagcGCGGAGAATAAATACGAGCgtacaatgtgtgtgtgtgtgtgtaaacgcGCGCTATAATACGACGCGGCAtacgtaaataaatacgtacgagaataaatatatataataagtgaataaatatttaatttaaagaaataaataagagtaaatgttaataataattatgaatataaggTTTTTATGAATACGGAATCAGATAGTTCAGATATTGAAGAGAGTTCGGTAGAACaagtggtaaataaaaatttgataaataaaaataaaagtgaatcagtagtagtaaaaagtttgataaaagAGGAATTTGTAGAAAATTCTGAGAAAAGAGACAGTAGTATAGCCATTGTTAGGaagaattttttaagaactactaGTCAAACGGAAGGGTTAGGTAAAATTCTAACTCCACAAAAAATAGAGGGAAATAAATTACCGGGTAGATCAGGTTCTAGATCGGATCCAGGGGTGGTACATATCCAATTAGaacaaatagtgaaaaaacgaataataaaaaggcgggtaagtcgtggatgtcgctctgctgtacagtaggttacaagtgggttactgtaatggatggaattaaatttgaatccaatgatattatatcattgtatacgaaaaacgattctgaacggagatgatttgtcagtctaggatatattatttttaaagaaaaacttatggagaaccttgtaccaaattttaaaaacttagttataaaagaaaaaatttttacgatttttcaccACTAATTACTTgcaattttcgcaattttgacatatttcgtataatttgaactttaaatgcttataaataaaaaattgNNNNNNNNNNNNNNNNNNNNNNNNNNNNNNNNNNNNNNNNNNNNNNNNNNNNNNNNNNNNNNNNNNNNNNNNNNNNNNNNNNNNNNNNNNNNNNNNNNNNNNNNNNNNNNNNNNNNNNNNNNNNNNNNNNNNNNNNNNNNNNNNNNNNNNNNNNNNNNNNNNNNNNNNNNNNNNNNNNNNNNNNNNNNNNNNNNNNNNNNNNNNNNNNNNNNNNNNNNNNNNNNNNNNNNNNNNNNNNNNNNNNNNNNNNNNNNNNNNNNNNNNNNNNNNNNNNNNNNNNNNNNNNNNNNNNNNNNNNNNNNNNNNNNNNNNNNNNNNNNNNNNNNNNNNNNNNNNNNNNNNNNNNNNNNNNNNNNNNNNNNNNNNNNNNNNNNNNNNNNNNNNNNNNNNNNNNNNNNNNNNNNNNNNNNNNNNNNNNNNNNNNNNNNNNNNNNNNNNNNNNNNNNNNNNNNNNNNNNNNNNNNNNNNNNNNNNNNNNNNNNNNNNNNNNNNNNNNNNNNNNNNNNNNNNNNNNNNNNNNNNNNNNNNNNNNNNNNNNNNNNNNNNNNNNNNNNNNNNNNNNNNNNNNNNNNNNNNNNNNNNNNNNNNNNNNNNNNNNNNNNNNNNNNNNNNNNNNNNNNNNNNNNNNNNNNNNNNNNNNNNNNNNNNNNNNNNNNNNNNNNNNNNNNNNNNNNNNNNNNNNNNNNNNNNNNNNNNNNNNNNNNNNNNNNNNNNNNNNNNNNNNNNNNNNNNNNNNNNNNNNNNNNNNNNNNNNNNNNNNNNNNNNNNNNNNNNNNNNNNNNNNNNNNNNNNNNNNNNNNNNNNNNNNNNNNNNNNNNNNNNNNNNNNNNNNNNNNNNNNNNNNNNNNNNNNNNNNNNNNNNNNNNNNNNNNNNNNNNNNNNNNNNNNNNNNNNNNNNNNNNNNNNNNNNNNNNNNNNNNNNNNNNNNNNNNNNNNNNNNNNNNNNNNNNNNNNNNNNNNNNNNNNNNNNNNNNNNNNNNNNNNNNNNNNNNNNNNNNNNNNNNNNNNNNNNNNNNNNNNNNNNNNNNNNNNNNNNNNNNNNNNNNNNNNNNNNNNNNNNNNNNNNNNNNNNNNNNNNNNNNNNNNNNNNNNNNNNNNNNNNNNNNNNNNNNNNNNNNNNNNNNNNNNNNNNNNNNNNNNNNNNNNNNNNNNNNNNNNNNNNNNNNNNNNNNNNNNNNNNNNNNNNNNNNNNNNNNNNNNNNNNNNNNNNNNNNNNNNNNNNNNNNNNNNNNNNNNNNNNNNNNNNNNNNNNNNNNNNNNNNNNNNNNNNNNNNNNNNNNNNNNNNNNNNNNNNNNNNNNNNNNNNNNNNNNNNNNNNNNNNNNNNNNNNNNNNNNNNNNNNNNNNNNNNNNNNNNNNNNNNNNNNNNNNNNNNNNNNNNNNNNNNNNNNNNNNNNNNNNNNNNNNNNNNNNNNNNNNNNNNNNNNNNNNNNNNNNNNNNNNNNNNNNNNNNNNNNNNNNNNNNNNNNNNNNNNNNNNNNNNNNNNNNNNNNNNNNNNNNNNNNNNNNNNNNNNNNNNNNNNNNNNNNNNNNNNNNNNNNNNNNNNNNNNNNNNNNNNNNNNNNNNNNNNNNNNNNNNNNNNNNNNNNNNNNNNNNNNNNNNNNNNNNNNNNNNNNNNNNNNNNNNNNNNNNNNNNNNNNNNNNNNNNNNNNNNNNNNNNNNNNNNNNNNNNNNNNNNNNNNNNNNNNNNNNNNNNNNNNNNNNNNNNNNNNNNNNNNNNNNNNNNNNNNNNNNNNNNNNNNNNNNNNNNNNNNNNNNNNNNNNNNNNNNNNNNNNNNNNNNNNNNNNNNNNNNNNNNNNNNNNNNNNNNNNNNNNNNNNNNNNNNNNNNNNNNNNNNNNNNNNNNNNNNNNNNNNNNNNNNNNNNNNNNNNNNNNNNNNNNNNNNNNNNNNNNNNNNNNNNNNNNNNNNNNNNNNNNNNNNNNNNNNNNNNNNNNNNNNNNNNNNNNNNNNNNNNNNNNNNNNNNN
It contains:
- the LOC100166787 gene encoding casein kinase I isoform X1; the protein is MSNVASTFKHDYIGGGKYRVVRRLGSGSFGEIFLGLNVINGEEVAIKFESAKARHPQLQYESRLYKVLQGGVGIPHMRWFGLERNYNILVMDLLGPSLEDLFNFCSRRFTLKTVLMLADQMISRIEYVHCKSFIHRDIKPDNFLMGIGRHCNKLFLIDFGLAKKYRDMRTRTHISYREDKNLTGTARYASINAHLGIEQSRRDDIESLGYVLMYFNKGCLPWQGLKAATKRQKYEKISEKKMSTPVEFLCKGLPAEFAMFLNYSRGLRFEESPDYMYLRQLFRILFRTLNHQYDYIFDWTMLKQKEYNNDGQSAAVPQGGSPVSGAAAAGGPQPFPPQTSATLGNR
- the LOC100166787 gene encoding casein kinase I isoform alpha (The RefSeq protein has 1 substitution compared to this genomic sequence) yields the protein MSNVASTFKHDYIGGGKYRVVRRLGSGSFGEIFLGLNVINGEEVAIKFESAKARHPQLQYESRLYKVLQGGVGIPHMRWFGLERNYNILVMDLLGPSLEDLFNFCSRRFTLKTVLMLADQMISRIEYVHCKSFIHRDIKPDNFLMGIGRHCNKLFLIDFGLAKKYRDMRTRTHISYREDKNLTGTARYASINAHLGIEQSRRDDIESLGYVLMYFNKGCLPWQGLKAATKRQKYEKISEKKMSTPVEFLCKGLPAEFAMFLNYSRGLRFEESPDYMYLRQLFRIPFRTLNHQYDYIFDWTMLKQKEYNNDGQSAAVPQGGSPVSGAAAAGGPQPFPPQTSATLATANQASKN